One stretch of Armatimonadota bacterium DNA includes these proteins:
- a CDS encoding pre-16S rRNA-processing nuclease YqgF, with product MTVRRVLSVDPGTGKCGVAVLEAPATVLWHGIVPRTELRSRVIDLLHRFCPDCILVGNGTGSRDATTDLRAVAGKLPVIPVPERNSSERARARCVAEQRPRGWQRMLPRSLRTPNEPYDDVVAVILAEEYLTRELSAAAPGG from the coding sequence GTGACAGTCCGCCGGGTACTCTCCGTAGACCCCGGTACCGGCAAGTGCGGCGTTGCCGTGTTGGAGGCGCCCGCCACCGTGTTGTGGCACGGGATTGTTCCGCGTACAGAGCTGCGCTCGCGGGTGATCGATCTGCTGCACCGTTTTTGCCCCGATTGTATTCTGGTGGGCAACGGCACCGGTTCTCGTGACGCCACCACCGACCTGCGTGCCGTCGCAGGCAAGCTGCCGGTCATCCCGGTGCCGGAGCGCAACAGTTCCGAGCGAGCCCGCGCTCGCTGCGTTGCTGAGCAGCGCCCTCGGGGATGGCAGCGAATGCTGCCTCGCTCGCTCCGCACTCCCAATGAGCCGTACGACGACGTGGTTGCGGTGATCCTGGCCGAAGAGTATCTGACGCGGGAGCTGTCAGCGGCGGCGCCAGGCGGGTAG